From the Saccharobesus litoralis genome, one window contains:
- a CDS encoding sigma-54-dependent transcriptional regulator — translation MTKPHVLLVEDTSTLAAIYQEYLKKEPIDLKVASSGKEALAAICERPPQVILLDLKLPDMQGQQILSWLKQQDYPCIVIVITAHSTLDVAIDVMKAGAEDFLEKPFDASRLITTVRNALKRYQLENIVEELQTSLGRERYHGFIGNSLPMQAVYRIIDAAAASKASIFITGESGTGKEVCAEAIHKQGPRRTKEFIPLNCAAIPKDLMESEIFGHLRGAFTGAANERKGAAELADGGTLFLDEIGEMDMELQSKLLRFIQTGTFQKVGSSKLQKVDVRFVCATNRDPLEEVKAGRFREDLYYRLHVIPVHLPPLRERGSDISKIAKSFLNTYAKEENKPFKEFSREVETRLNQYEWPGNIRQLQNVIRNIVVLHSDTQVKLEHLPHPLNAEPVANSPVHVDQPTSTIAHNETPEISADKPINATNFEATATDATAPVNLVPPATSHSNTPQVITESVYSPLPQSIDDIQPLAYMEKAFIEQAIELCQGNIPKAAKILEVSPSTIYRKKQAWEDQGL, via the coding sequence ATGACCAAACCACACGTACTCCTGGTAGAAGACACCAGTACCTTGGCGGCGATTTATCAGGAATACTTGAAAAAAGAACCTATCGATTTAAAGGTCGCTTCAAGCGGTAAAGAGGCCTTAGCCGCTATTTGCGAGCGCCCACCGCAAGTTATACTGCTCGATTTAAAATTACCCGATATGCAAGGCCAGCAAATATTAAGCTGGTTAAAGCAACAAGATTATCCTTGTATTGTTATTGTGATCACCGCGCACAGCACGCTAGATGTCGCAATAGACGTAATGAAAGCTGGAGCCGAAGACTTTCTTGAAAAACCGTTTGATGCCAGTCGCCTTATCACTACGGTGCGCAACGCATTAAAACGCTATCAGCTAGAAAATATAGTTGAAGAATTACAAACCAGTTTAGGCCGAGAGCGCTATCATGGCTTTATTGGTAATAGCCTACCCATGCAAGCTGTGTATCGTATTATTGACGCGGCAGCGGCAAGTAAAGCCTCGATATTTATTACTGGTGAAAGTGGGACAGGTAAAGAAGTGTGTGCCGAAGCCATTCACAAACAAGGGCCAAGAAGAACCAAAGAGTTTATCCCTCTTAACTGTGCAGCTATTCCCAAAGATTTAATGGAAAGTGAAATTTTTGGCCATTTACGAGGTGCTTTTACCGGCGCGGCGAATGAGCGCAAAGGTGCAGCCGAATTAGCCGATGGCGGTACGCTGTTTTTAGATGAAATAGGCGAAATGGATATGGAGTTGCAATCTAAACTGTTGCGCTTTATTCAAACCGGAACATTTCAAAAGGTCGGCTCAAGTAAGCTCCAAAAGGTCGATGTCAGATTTGTTTGCGCAACTAACCGTGATCCATTAGAAGAAGTCAAAGCTGGCCGCTTTCGCGAAGACTTATACTATCGCTTACATGTTATTCCCGTTCATCTGCCCCCTTTACGTGAACGCGGCAGTGATATCAGTAAAATAGCCAAAAGCTTTTTAAACACCTACGCCAAAGAAGAAAACAAACCCTTTAAAGAATTCAGCCGCGAAGTAGAAACCCGTTTAAATCAATATGAGTGGCCGGGCAATATTCGTCAGCTACAAAATGTTATCCGCAATATTGTGGTTTTACACAGCGATACACAAGTCAAGTTAGAACACTTACCTCACCCGCTGAATGCTGAACCTGTAGCGAATTCACCCGTTCACGTTGACCAGCCAACATCAACTATTGCCCACAACGAAACACCAGAGATTAGTGCTGACAAGCCAATTAATGCCACTAATTTTGAAGCAACAGCGACTGACGCGACAGCACCAGTCAATTTAGTACCACCAGCTACAAGCCATTCAAATACGCCACAGGTGATAACGGAATCTGTGTATTCACCCCTTCCACAGTCAATTGATGATATTCAACCATTGGCATACATGGAAAAAGCATTTATCGAACAAGCCATTGAGCTATGCCAAGGCAATATACCAAAAGCGGCCAAGATACTAGAAGTGAGCCCATCAACCATTTATCGCAAAAAACAAGCATGGGAAGATCAAGGTTTATAA